CCGACGTCGAACGGCCCCCGTTCCCCTCCGCGGAGGGGAACGGGGGCCGCCGGTCGGCAGGCTCGCTCAGCGGGCCGTGCGGGTCAGCAGGGGCGCAGCGACCAGATCGGGTCCCAGGTCGCGGTGCCCGCCTGGTAGGCCGTCGAGGTCCAGCGGACGCTGCCGTCCCGGTTGAAGAACTTGGCGACCGTCCCCCGCGTCTGGTTGTTGGTGAACGGGCCGTCACCGGTCCAGTTGGTGACGTTCCACGTCTGGCACTTGTAGAAGTCGAACTTGGTGCCCTTGACGACCATGCACAGGTGGCCGTAGTCGCAGGCCAGGTCCTGGGCGCCCTTGGTCCTGGGCGCCTCGGTGACGGTCAGCCCCTCGTACCGCACCGCGTCCGCGGTCACCCGGAGAGGCTCGGGCCGGTCGGCCAGCACCCGGTCGGCCGCCTGCTGGAGCGCGGTGACCCGGGTGCCGGCCGGGTCGGCGGCGGTGGCCAGGGTCGTGGAGCCGGCGACCAGGGCGGCCGAGGCCGCGAGGAGCATCGCGGCGGGTTTGATGATGTTCACTGTGGTTCCCCCATGAACGTCGGTGTCGTACCGCCGAAGCGGTGTGCTCACACCGTGCCCGTGGCGCCCGCCGAGCGGTACCTGGCACCTCTCAGGGTCACTTCGCGCCCCGCGGCGTGTACTCCTTGAGGTGGTGAGCGACGCGGTCGGCGTAGTCGCGGTACTTCGGGGGAACCCCGCCCGCGTCGTTCACCTTGTCGTACGACGTCCGGTAGGCGACCGCGATCAGCACCCGGCGGTCGCCCGGCAGGCGGGCGTCGAGGCGCGGCGTGATCCAGCACAGGTAGCGGCCCATCGCCGGGATGGACTCGGCGGGCGGGAACGGCGGCTCGGGAACGGTCGCGCCGGGGGTGCCGTCCTCGTTCATCCACCAGCGCAGCACCTTCGGGGTCCAGCGGGCGATGCCGTACTCGTCCCGGGCCGGGTCGGAGAGGGCCGGGTCGAAATCGCTCTCCACCTTCAGCATGGCGGCGATCAGGGGCGAGCTGACGTCCTTGCGATCGCAATCGTGTGCGGTCTCGACGATCAGCAGGCGGTAGGCGGGCGGCACGCCCCGGTCGGTGCGCAGTTCGTCGGCGCCGTAGGAGGCGGCGGAGACGTTCGTCGCCGTGGCGCCGGTGCCCTGGGCCCCCGGACCGGGGCCGCCGCCCTCGCCGTCGCCGCGGACGGCGAGGCCGTACCCGAGCGCGGCGGCGGTCACGGCGGCGGTCGCGGCGAGGGTCACCCGCCGGACGCGGGTGAGGCGCGGCAGGACGGACCGCCCCGGACGGCCACCGGACGCGGCCGCCGCCACCCGTCGTGACAGGACGTCCGTGCCGATGCGTTCGGCGTGCGTACGGGTCAGACAGGCGCGCACGATCTCCCGCCACGCCTCGGGCAGTGCGGGCGACAGCCGCAGCTCCTCGGTGCCGCGGGCGTAGGCGGCGCCGGCGTCGCGGCGGGCCGTCGGGGTGCCGCCGGGCAGCGGGAAGGAGCCGCTGAGCACGAGGTGGGCGAGGACGCCGAAGGCCCAGACGTCGGCCGAGGGGCGGATGCGGCGGCCGCGTTCACCGATCTCGGACCAGAGCAGCTCGGGCGGCGTGTAGTCGGGGGTGGAGAAGGCGGGCGTGTAGGCGTGGGTGCCTTCCAGTTCGGCGGCCATGTTGAAGTCGGCGAGCCGGACCGAGCCGTCCTCCATCAGCAGCACGTTGGCCGGTTTCAGGTCGCCGTGCACCCACCCGGCGGCGTGCAGCTGGGCCAGGCCCTCGCACACCTGGGCGACCAGCGCGGCGCCGCCGGCGGGACACGGCCGCGCGGCCAGCAGGGCGGCCAGGGACCCTTCCGCCTTCTCCAGCACGAGGACGGTGGCGCCGTCGAGGGCGGGGCGGGCCGGGTCGTCGACGACCAGGGTCTCGTACATCCGCACCAGCCGGGGCCTGCGCAGCCTGCGGTGCAACTCGACCTCGCGTTCCACGAGTTCGCGCAGGTGTGTGAGCTGGCGCGGGGTGCCCG
This region of Streptomyces ambofaciens ATCC 23877 genomic DNA includes:
- a CDS encoding protein kinase domain-containing protein, whose protein sequence is MTEPYAVVVPKGYRVGGWEVRAPIATGAFGSVYEARRVDGADGGLPSTAALKFLPTGTGTPRQLTHLRELVEREVELHRRLRRPRLVRMYETLVVDDPARPALDGATVLVLEKAEGSLAALLAARPCPAGGAALVAQVCEGLAQLHAAGWVHGDLKPANVLLMEDGSVRLADFNMAAELEGTHAYTPAFSTPDYTPPELLWSEIGERGRRIRPSADVWAFGVLAHLVLSGSFPLPGGTPTARRDAGAAYARGTEELRLSPALPEAWREIVRACLTRTHAERIGTDVLSRRVAAAASGGRPGRSVLPRLTRVRRVTLAATAAVTAAALGYGLAVRGDGEGGGPGPGAQGTGATATNVSAASYGADELRTDRGVPPAYRLLIVETAHDCDRKDVSSPLIAAMLKVESDFDPALSDPARDEYGIARWTPKVLRWWMNEDGTPGATVPEPPFPPAESIPAMGRYLCWITPRLDARLPGDRRVLIAVAYRTSYDKVNDAGGVPPKYRDYADRVAHHLKEYTPRGAK